One part of the Sesamum indicum cultivar Zhongzhi No. 13 linkage group LG14, S_indicum_v1.0, whole genome shotgun sequence genome encodes these proteins:
- the LOC105176543 gene encoding uncharacterized protein At4g26450-like isoform X2, which translates to MQARHRIGPENGYRSNAMGIRGGVAAASRIPPEGSIRGHQVFNSESGNYNCDGYVRGGGQSRQFQALPYPPRRTDIFVEAGRLAAEYLVSQVKLPQNALSVKWHNDGLKNKVGNFQGFRAHETVQVSLDGRESANSCLRNSAPDAGSGGRRYSDEYNSVALRNSVRGKTGSSNNYEREVDIDSARSGSWAERSMASPGTEADREASLSLHNEQLVGKYDNVGTQASAPGGITHEGIGAIKLEWGLDKCNSVEDGGAKASSGNEKLINSDATGGEYGMEKCNSLEDGDAKESSSNENGLKSDADRETIKGSDDANKFDVEMVKEGRNDNDLERKVDENMEVTASVEGDSVVSVDNANLLKHSKFQIVSTEGSSLAIKDTEGEQDPVKEDETNTERELSEGAGICIVDVGNSISAGNASFNKKNESKSCESDVFHAQAMEKELDVMYTTKPGQCSRSGISPDITVEKEREPNVGLPGFGSSNSMIKKRVEKRILDDHIDCRERSKKLREWVPSMDALSNGCLLPLSSSMGDQPTLHEQRTSQSSHVTLSPKQKSLYISLLPEEYAESRESMQEKQLFPGSFKTFDLNLVGNCDVNQNHDADSVHIFPSVSETQKEATHINVDLCMSNNCNLPKRNGNHETNDTDIKVNDLENDSAQEDQTSSNPETRGFLMTMTQFICPPKYASTLIQIGCNFMEAF; encoded by the exons atgcaagcaaggCATAGGATTGGACCTGAGAATGGATACAGGTCAAATGCTATGGGGATTAGAGGTGGTGTGGCAGCTGCTTCCCGGATTCCACCTGAGGGTTCAATAAGAGGTCATCAGGTGTTTAATTCTGAATCGGGAAACTACAACTGTGATGGCTATGTACGTGGTGGTGGTCAGTCGAGGCAGTTTCAGGCACTACCATATCCTCCAAGGAGGACTGACATATTCGTGGAAGCTGGCAGGCTAGCAGCTGAGTATTTGGTCTCTCAAGTTAAGCTGCCACAAAATGCACTCTCAGTAAAGTGGCACAATGATGGGTTGAAGAATAAGGTGGGCAACTTTCAGGGATTTAGGGCACATGAGACTGTGCAGGTTTCTCTGGATGGCCGTGAATCAGCTAATTCCTGTTTGAGGAATTCTGCTCCTGATGCAGGGTCAGGTGGGCGAAGGTATTCTGATGAATATAATTCCGTGGCGTTGAGGAATTCCGTGAGAGGGAAGACTGGATCTTCGAATAATTATGAAAGGGAGGTGGACATAGACTCGGCTAGAAGTGGGTCATGGGCTGAAAGGAGTATGGCTTCTCCAGGAACGGAGGCTGACAGGGAAGCTTCACTCTCTCTTCACAATGAGCAGCTTGTAGGTAAATATGACAATGTTGGGACACAGGCTTCAGCTCCTGGTGGAATAACTCATGAAGGTATAGGTGCAATTAAGCTAGAGTGGGGATTGGATAAATGCAACTCAGTTGAGGATGGTGGTGCAAAAGCAAGTTCTGGTAATGAGAAACTTATAAACTCAGATGCCACTGGAGGTGAATATGGAATGGAAAAATGCAACTCACTGGAGGACGGTGACGCAAAAGAAAGTTCTAGTAATGAGAATGGTCTAAAATCAGATGCTGATAGAGAAACGATTAAAGGGTCTGATGATGCTAATAAGTTTGATGTAGAGATGGTTAAAGAAGGAAGAAATGACAATGACTTGGAACGAAAGGTGGATGAAAATATGGAGGTCACAGCTTCAGTGGAGGGGGATAGTGTGGTCAGTGTGGATAATGCCAACTTATTGAAGCATAGCAAATTTCAGATTGTTTCCACTGAAGGCAGTTCTTTGGCAATCAAGGATACAGAGGGTGAACAGGATCCCGTGAAGGAAGATGAGACTAATACTGAGAGAGAACTTTCTGAAGGTGCTGGAATTTGTATAGTAGATGTTGGTAATAGCATTTCGGCTGGTAATgcttcatttaataaaaaaaatgagtcaAAAAGTTGCGAGTCTGATGTTTTTCATGCTCAGGCCATGGAGAAAGAACTGGATGTTATGTACACCACCAAGCCAGGACAGTGCTCGAGGTCTGGAATTTCTCCTGATATCACTGTTGAAAAAGAACGAGAGCCTAATGTTGGGCTGCCTGGATTTGGAAGTTCCAATTCCATGATTAAAAAGAGAGTTGAGAAACGAATACTGGATGATCACATTGACTGTAGGGAGCGTTCTAAAAAACTTAGAGAATGGGTCCCTTCAATGGATGCTCTGTCTAATGGCTGCCTCCTGCCTCTTTCTAGTTCAATGGGAGATCAACCAACTTTGCATGAGCAAAGAACTTCACAGAGTTCTCATGTGACTCTATCTCCTAAACAGAAAAGTTTGTATATTTCACTACTTCCTGAAGAATATGCTGAATCGCGTGAGTCCATGCAAGAGAAGCAGCTGTTTCCGGGTTCATTTAAGACTTTTGACCTGAATCTTGTTGGAAATTGTGATGTCAATCAGAATCATGATGCTGATTCTGTTCATATTTTTCCATCTGTTTCTGAAACTCAAAAAGAAGCGACACATATCAACGTTGATTTGTGTATGAGTAATAATTGCAATCTGCCTAAGAGAAATGGTAACCATGAGACTAATGATACTGACATTAAAGTTAATGATTTAGAAAATGATTCTGCCCAAGAAGACCAGACCTCCAGTAATCCAGAGACAAG GGGCTTCTTGATGACGATGACTCAATTTATATGTCCCCCCAAGTATGCTTCAACTTTAATTCAAATTGGTTGTAATTTCATGGAG GCTTTTTGA
- the LOC105176543 gene encoding uncharacterized protein At4g26450-like isoform X1, which yields MQARHRIGPENGYRSNAMGIRGGVAAASRIPPEGSIRGHQVFNSESGNYNCDGYVRGGGQSRQFQALPYPPRRTDIFVEAGRLAAEYLVSQVKLPQNALSVKWHNDGLKNKVGNFQGFRAHETVQVSLDGRESANSCLRNSAPDAGSGGRRYSDEYNSVALRNSVRGKTGSSNNYEREVDIDSARSGSWAERSMASPGTEADREASLSLHNEQLVGKYDNVGTQASAPGGITHEGIGAIKLEWGLDKCNSVEDGGAKASSGNEKLINSDATGGEYGMEKCNSLEDGDAKESSSNENGLKSDADRETIKGSDDANKFDVEMVKEGRNDNDLERKVDENMEVTASVEGDSVVSVDNANLLKHSKFQIVSTEGSSLAIKDTEGEQDPVKEDETNTERELSEGAGICIVDVGNSISAGNASFNKKNESKSCESDVFHAQAMEKELDVMYTTKPGQCSRSGISPDITVEKEREPNVGLPGFGSSNSMIKKRVEKRILDDHIDCRERSKKLREWVPSMDALSNGCLLPLSSSMGDQPTLHEQRTSQSSHVTLSPKQKSLYISLLPEEYAESRESMQEKQLFPGSFKTFDLNLVGNCDVNQNHDADSVHIFPSVSETQKEATHINVDLCMSNNCNLPKRNGNHETNDTDIKVNDLENDSAQEDQTSSNPETRGFLMTMTQFICPPKYASTLIQIGCNFMEVCLHCSSFNDEWSFLRTWEQPTQDCGKPF from the exons atgcaagcaaggCATAGGATTGGACCTGAGAATGGATACAGGTCAAATGCTATGGGGATTAGAGGTGGTGTGGCAGCTGCTTCCCGGATTCCACCTGAGGGTTCAATAAGAGGTCATCAGGTGTTTAATTCTGAATCGGGAAACTACAACTGTGATGGCTATGTACGTGGTGGTGGTCAGTCGAGGCAGTTTCAGGCACTACCATATCCTCCAAGGAGGACTGACATATTCGTGGAAGCTGGCAGGCTAGCAGCTGAGTATTTGGTCTCTCAAGTTAAGCTGCCACAAAATGCACTCTCAGTAAAGTGGCACAATGATGGGTTGAAGAATAAGGTGGGCAACTTTCAGGGATTTAGGGCACATGAGACTGTGCAGGTTTCTCTGGATGGCCGTGAATCAGCTAATTCCTGTTTGAGGAATTCTGCTCCTGATGCAGGGTCAGGTGGGCGAAGGTATTCTGATGAATATAATTCCGTGGCGTTGAGGAATTCCGTGAGAGGGAAGACTGGATCTTCGAATAATTATGAAAGGGAGGTGGACATAGACTCGGCTAGAAGTGGGTCATGGGCTGAAAGGAGTATGGCTTCTCCAGGAACGGAGGCTGACAGGGAAGCTTCACTCTCTCTTCACAATGAGCAGCTTGTAGGTAAATATGACAATGTTGGGACACAGGCTTCAGCTCCTGGTGGAATAACTCATGAAGGTATAGGTGCAATTAAGCTAGAGTGGGGATTGGATAAATGCAACTCAGTTGAGGATGGTGGTGCAAAAGCAAGTTCTGGTAATGAGAAACTTATAAACTCAGATGCCACTGGAGGTGAATATGGAATGGAAAAATGCAACTCACTGGAGGACGGTGACGCAAAAGAAAGTTCTAGTAATGAGAATGGTCTAAAATCAGATGCTGATAGAGAAACGATTAAAGGGTCTGATGATGCTAATAAGTTTGATGTAGAGATGGTTAAAGAAGGAAGAAATGACAATGACTTGGAACGAAAGGTGGATGAAAATATGGAGGTCACAGCTTCAGTGGAGGGGGATAGTGTGGTCAGTGTGGATAATGCCAACTTATTGAAGCATAGCAAATTTCAGATTGTTTCCACTGAAGGCAGTTCTTTGGCAATCAAGGATACAGAGGGTGAACAGGATCCCGTGAAGGAAGATGAGACTAATACTGAGAGAGAACTTTCTGAAGGTGCTGGAATTTGTATAGTAGATGTTGGTAATAGCATTTCGGCTGGTAATgcttcatttaataaaaaaaatgagtcaAAAAGTTGCGAGTCTGATGTTTTTCATGCTCAGGCCATGGAGAAAGAACTGGATGTTATGTACACCACCAAGCCAGGACAGTGCTCGAGGTCTGGAATTTCTCCTGATATCACTGTTGAAAAAGAACGAGAGCCTAATGTTGGGCTGCCTGGATTTGGAAGTTCCAATTCCATGATTAAAAAGAGAGTTGAGAAACGAATACTGGATGATCACATTGACTGTAGGGAGCGTTCTAAAAAACTTAGAGAATGGGTCCCTTCAATGGATGCTCTGTCTAATGGCTGCCTCCTGCCTCTTTCTAGTTCAATGGGAGATCAACCAACTTTGCATGAGCAAAGAACTTCACAGAGTTCTCATGTGACTCTATCTCCTAAACAGAAAAGTTTGTATATTTCACTACTTCCTGAAGAATATGCTGAATCGCGTGAGTCCATGCAAGAGAAGCAGCTGTTTCCGGGTTCATTTAAGACTTTTGACCTGAATCTTGTTGGAAATTGTGATGTCAATCAGAATCATGATGCTGATTCTGTTCATATTTTTCCATCTGTTTCTGAAACTCAAAAAGAAGCGACACATATCAACGTTGATTTGTGTATGAGTAATAATTGCAATCTGCCTAAGAGAAATGGTAACCATGAGACTAATGATACTGACATTAAAGTTAATGATTTAGAAAATGATTCTGCCCAAGAAGACCAGACCTCCAGTAATCCAGAGACAAG GGGCTTCTTGATGACGATGACTCAATTTATATGTCCCCCCAAGTATGCTTCAACTTTAATTCAAATTGGTTGTAATTTCATGGAGGTCTGTCTTCATTGCAGTTCTTTTAATGATGAATGGA GCTTTTTGAGGACCTGGGAGCAGCCAACACAGGACTGTGGGAAACCATTTTGA
- the LOC105176543 gene encoding uncharacterized protein At4g26450-like isoform X3, translating to MQARHRIGPENGYRSNAMGIRGGVAAASRIPPEGSIRGHQVFNSESGNYNCDGYVRGGGQSRQFQALPYPPRRTDIFVEAGRLAAEYLVSQVKLPQNALSVKWHNDGLKNKVGNFQGFRAHETVQVSLDGRESANSCLRNSAPDAGSGGRRYSDEYNSVALRNSVRGKTGSSNNYEREVDIDSARSGSWAERSMASPGTEADREASLSLHNEQLVGKYDNVGTQASAPGGITHEGIGAIKLEWGLDKCNSVEDGGAKASSGNEKLINSDATGGEYGMEKCNSLEDGDAKESSSNENGLKSDADRETIKGSDDANKFDVEMVKEGRNDNDLERKVDENMEVTASVEGDSVVSVDNANLLKHSKFQIVSTEGSSLAIKDTEGEQDPVKEDETNTERELSEGAGICIVDVGNSISAGNASFNKKNESKSCESDVFHAQAMEKELDVMYTTKPGQCSRSGISPDITVEKEREPNVGLPGFGSSNSMIKKRVEKRILDDHIDCRERSKKLREWVPSMDALSNGCLLPLSSSMGDQPTLHEQRTSQSSHVTLSPKQKSLYISLLPEEYAESRESMQEKQLFPGSFKTFDLNLVGNCDVNQNHDADSVHIFPSVSETQKEATHINVDLCMSNNCNLPKRNGNHETNDTDIKVNDLENDSAQEDQTSSNPETRMVMDS from the exons atgcaagcaaggCATAGGATTGGACCTGAGAATGGATACAGGTCAAATGCTATGGGGATTAGAGGTGGTGTGGCAGCTGCTTCCCGGATTCCACCTGAGGGTTCAATAAGAGGTCATCAGGTGTTTAATTCTGAATCGGGAAACTACAACTGTGATGGCTATGTACGTGGTGGTGGTCAGTCGAGGCAGTTTCAGGCACTACCATATCCTCCAAGGAGGACTGACATATTCGTGGAAGCTGGCAGGCTAGCAGCTGAGTATTTGGTCTCTCAAGTTAAGCTGCCACAAAATGCACTCTCAGTAAAGTGGCACAATGATGGGTTGAAGAATAAGGTGGGCAACTTTCAGGGATTTAGGGCACATGAGACTGTGCAGGTTTCTCTGGATGGCCGTGAATCAGCTAATTCCTGTTTGAGGAATTCTGCTCCTGATGCAGGGTCAGGTGGGCGAAGGTATTCTGATGAATATAATTCCGTGGCGTTGAGGAATTCCGTGAGAGGGAAGACTGGATCTTCGAATAATTATGAAAGGGAGGTGGACATAGACTCGGCTAGAAGTGGGTCATGGGCTGAAAGGAGTATGGCTTCTCCAGGAACGGAGGCTGACAGGGAAGCTTCACTCTCTCTTCACAATGAGCAGCTTGTAGGTAAATATGACAATGTTGGGACACAGGCTTCAGCTCCTGGTGGAATAACTCATGAAGGTATAGGTGCAATTAAGCTAGAGTGGGGATTGGATAAATGCAACTCAGTTGAGGATGGTGGTGCAAAAGCAAGTTCTGGTAATGAGAAACTTATAAACTCAGATGCCACTGGAGGTGAATATGGAATGGAAAAATGCAACTCACTGGAGGACGGTGACGCAAAAGAAAGTTCTAGTAATGAGAATGGTCTAAAATCAGATGCTGATAGAGAAACGATTAAAGGGTCTGATGATGCTAATAAGTTTGATGTAGAGATGGTTAAAGAAGGAAGAAATGACAATGACTTGGAACGAAAGGTGGATGAAAATATGGAGGTCACAGCTTCAGTGGAGGGGGATAGTGTGGTCAGTGTGGATAATGCCAACTTATTGAAGCATAGCAAATTTCAGATTGTTTCCACTGAAGGCAGTTCTTTGGCAATCAAGGATACAGAGGGTGAACAGGATCCCGTGAAGGAAGATGAGACTAATACTGAGAGAGAACTTTCTGAAGGTGCTGGAATTTGTATAGTAGATGTTGGTAATAGCATTTCGGCTGGTAATgcttcatttaataaaaaaaatgagtcaAAAAGTTGCGAGTCTGATGTTTTTCATGCTCAGGCCATGGAGAAAGAACTGGATGTTATGTACACCACCAAGCCAGGACAGTGCTCGAGGTCTGGAATTTCTCCTGATATCACTGTTGAAAAAGAACGAGAGCCTAATGTTGGGCTGCCTGGATTTGGAAGTTCCAATTCCATGATTAAAAAGAGAGTTGAGAAACGAATACTGGATGATCACATTGACTGTAGGGAGCGTTCTAAAAAACTTAGAGAATGGGTCCCTTCAATGGATGCTCTGTCTAATGGCTGCCTCCTGCCTCTTTCTAGTTCAATGGGAGATCAACCAACTTTGCATGAGCAAAGAACTTCACAGAGTTCTCATGTGACTCTATCTCCTAAACAGAAAAGTTTGTATATTTCACTACTTCCTGAAGAATATGCTGAATCGCGTGAGTCCATGCAAGAGAAGCAGCTGTTTCCGGGTTCATTTAAGACTTTTGACCTGAATCTTGTTGGAAATTGTGATGTCAATCAGAATCATGATGCTGATTCTGTTCATATTTTTCCATCTGTTTCTGAAACTCAAAAAGAAGCGACACATATCAACGTTGATTTGTGTATGAGTAATAATTGCAATCTGCCTAAGAGAAATGGTAACCATGAGACTAATGATACTGACATTAAAGTTAATGATTTAGAAAATGATTCTGCCCAAGAAGACCAGACCTCCAGTAATCCAGAGACAAG GATGGTTATGGACTCATGA